In Astatotilapia calliptera chromosome 23, fAstCal1.2, whole genome shotgun sequence, a genomic segment contains:
- the lingo3a gene encoding leucine-rich repeat and immunoglobulin-like domain-containing nogo receptor-interacting protein 3a, which translates to MATRASLGQDVGWLVPFLFLLLMITVSPTQSQGCPQRCECIAKLKTVSCYGKRLSALPDGIPLDTKILDLSGNKLRWVEHGDLLPYSRLEKLDLSENMISVLEPNAFSSLQNLKSLSLRGNQLKLVPMGAFSRLSNLTSLDLSGNKIVILLDFTFQDLRSLKNLEVGDNDLVYISNKAFLGLVGLKELTIERCNLTSVSSQSLSYLHNLVTLRLRYLSISALEDQNFRKLGNLRGLEIDHWPFLEYISPHSLQGLNLSWLSITHTNITSVPTSALRSLAHLTSLNLSYNPITVLESWALRDLVRLKELHLVKTNLAVVQPYALGGLRQIRLLNLSSNSLVTLEEGAFQSVNTLETLRLDGNPLACDCRLLWILQRRKTLNFDGASPVCMTPVEVQGRALNAFSDSALFDHFTCQKPKIRNRKLQQISAREGQVVSFICRAEGEPTPVIFWISPQRRRITTKSSGRLTVLPEGTLEIRYAQVTDSGTYICIASNAGGNDTYFATLTVSGLPLDAALMANRTYYAGDLNDTNLNDTRVFLKFTLDLKTILISTAMGCIMFLGVVLFCFILLFVWSRGRGQHKNNFSVEYSFRKVDGPAASGGQGGARKFNMKMI; encoded by the coding sequence aTGGCCACGAGGGCGAGCCTGGGTCAGGATGTAGGCTGGCTGGTGCCTTTCCTTTTCTTGTTACTAATGATCACAGTGTCACCTACCCAAAGCCAAGGATGTCCCCAGCGCTGTGAGTGCATTGCTAAGCTCAAGACTGTGTCTTGTTATGGTAAACGCTTGTCTGCACTGCCCGATGGAATCCCACTGGACACCAAGATCCTGGACTTGAGTGGGAATAAACTGCGTTGGGTAGAACACGGAGACCTGCTTCCATATTCACGTCTCGAAAAGCTAGACCTGAGTGAGAACATGATCAGTGTCCTGGAACCAAATGCTTTTTCTAGCCTTCAGAACCTTAAGTCGCTTTCACTGAGAGGTAACCAACTGAAGCTGGTCCCTATGGGAGCTTTCTCACGTCTCTCCAACCTAACTTCATTGGACCTTAGTGGGAATAAGATTGTAATTCTTTTGGACTTCACTTTCCAAGACTTGAGAAGTTTAAAGAACTTGGAGGTCGGCGACAATGATTTAGTTTATATCTCTAACAAGGCCTTTCTGGGTTTGGTGGGACTGAAGGAGCTGACAATTGAGAGGTGTAACCTGACTTCGGTGTCCAGTCAGTCTTTGTCTTACCTGCATAACTTGGTGACTCTGCGGCTCCGCTACCTCAGTATCTCTGCCTTAGAGGACCAAAACTTCCGGAAGCTGGGAAACCTGAGGGGCCTGGAGATCGATCACTGGCCCTTTTTGGAGTACATCTCTCCTCACAGCCTGCAGGGTCTCAACTTGTCCTGGCTGTCTATCACACACACCAACATCACCTCTGTGCCCACCTCTGCCCTGCGTAGTTTGGCTCACCTCACCAGCCTCAACCTATCTTACAACCCCATCACTGTGTTGGAGTCCTGGGCATTGCGGGATCTCGTAAGGCTGAAGGAGCTGCATCTAGTCAAAACCAACCTGGCAGTAGTGCAGCCCTATGCGCTTGGTGGTCTAAGGCAAATCCGCCTTCTTAACCTTTCCTCTAACAGCCTGGTGACCCTGGAGGAGGGAGCCTTTCAGTCTGTCAACACTCTGGAGACGCTGCGTTTGGATGGAAACCCTCTGGCCTGCGACTGCCGCTTGCTTTGGATCCTTCAGCGCAGGAAGACCCTGAACTTTGATGGTGCCTCCCCGGTGTGTATGACACCTGTTGAAGTGCAAGGACGTGCTCTCAATGCTTTCTCTGATTCAGCTCTCTTTGACCACTTTACTTGTCAAAAGCCCAAAATCCGCAACCGGAAACTGCAGCAGATATCTGCCCGCGAGGGACAGGTAGTGTCATTTATTTGCAGAGCAGAAGGTGAACCCACACCGGTGATATTCTGGATTTCTCCTCAGCGCCGCCGCATCACCACAAAGAGCAGCGGCCGCCTTACCGTGTTACCAGAAGGCACGCTAGAAATCCGCTATGCCCAGGTCACAGATAGTGGGACGTACATTTGCATAGCCAGCAATGCCGGTGGAAATGACACATATTTTGCCACACTTACAGTGAGTGGGCTGCCGCTGGATGCAGCCCTCATGGCCAACCGCACCTACTATGCTGGGGATCTTAATGACACAAATCTGAATGATACCAGAGTCTTCTTGAAGTTTACTCTGGACCTCAAGACGATCCTCATATCTACAGCCATGGGCTGTATCATGTTTCTGGGGGTAgtccttttctgtttcattctgctgtttgtgtggagtCGAGGGCGAGggcagcacaaaaacaacttctctgtagaatattcttttAGAAAAGTGGACGGGCCTGCAGCCAGTGGAGGACAAGGTGGAGCACGGAAGTTCAACATGAAAATGATTTGA